A genomic region of Notamacropus eugenii isolate mMacEug1 chromosome 3, mMacEug1.pri_v2, whole genome shotgun sequence contains the following coding sequences:
- the GCC1 gene encoding GRIP and coiled-coil domain-containing protein 1, whose protein sequence is MEKFGMNFGGGPSKKDLLETIETQKKQLLQYQARLKDVVRAYKSLLKEKEALEASLKVLSASHEADDACQAPGLPLAEAVDDRCSTHSEDSTGTATSLDTTASLTSTKGDLGVEDERLPAGPAPPKSEEASGSESGVSSSSGDVPASVGGEIDKRLHQLKTQLTTLTSSLATVTQEKSRMEASYQADKKKMKQDLEDAGRKAEEERSRLEGELRGLQEQMAETKARLITQQHDRAQEQSDHALMLRELQKLLQGERTLRQDIELQLEETREALAGQAYSADQVEGFELQIKQLTHEVEELKQELQALREEKTHPDPRLEELQEEAAHLKSHFQSQLQQEMRKTALAEEQLRQYSQMEEQRVAALENQVSEVSELLGTYEKAKQKDQLAIQKLKDRLLQLDMENKTLALAASSRSPLDSHNEETSLDVNVLKDKMEKLRRLLQIAARKSQVSLNMEKLCEIEMLTNSDAADGEKATALYYQQELKQLKEEFERYKMRAQVVLKSKTTKDGNLAKELEESQEQLAELKEKYISLRLSCEELERQHQQEAESWKQELAQLQQVHRQELERSQLDFRDRTLRLEEELHKQRDRALAVLAEKDLELEQLRSVALCSGLQGHKASVGQGSNGDLSDSSPDSLTQALHLAASNEPTFFLYAEQLARKEVEITSLRKQKHKLEVEVHQLQDRLIVEGEQHREQVCALQSHIEKSIRDQSREGANLEYLKNIIYRFLTLSDSLGRQQTLTAILTILHFSPEEKQVIMKLPTNSSWWSSGKR, encoded by the exons ATGGAGAAGTTTGGCATGAACTTCGGCGGGGGCCCTAGCAAGAAGGACCTGCTGGAGACCATAGAGACGCAGAAGAAACAGCTGCTGCAGTACCAGGCCCGCCTCAAGGACGTGGTCCGGGCTTATAAGAGCCTGCTGAAGGAGAAGGAGGCCCTGGAGGCCAGCCTCAAGGTGCTCTCGGCGTCCCACGAGGCTGACGATGCCTGCCAGGCCCCAGGCCTTCCCCTGGCCGAGGCTGTGGATGACCGGTGCTCCACTCACAGTGAGGACAGCACTGGTACTGCCACCAGCCTGGACACAACGGCCAGTCTGACCAGCACCAAGGGTGATCTCGGGGTGGAAGATGAGAGACTGCCCGCTGGTCCAGCACCTCCGAAGTCTGAGGAAGCCAGTGGGTCGGAGAGTGGCGTTAGTTCCAGTAGTGGGGATGTGCCAGCCAGTGTTGGCGGGGAGATCGACAAACGTTTGCACCAACTGAAGACCCAGTTGACCACCCTGACCAGCTCTTTGGCCACAGTGACACAAGAGAAGTCCCGCATGGAAGCCTCGTACCAGgctgataaaaagaaaatgaaacaagattTGGAGGATGCCGGTAGGAAGGCTGAGGAAGAAAGGAGCCGACTGGAGGGGGAGCTCAGGGGGCTGCAGGAGCAGATGGCAGAGACTAAAGCCAGGTTGATCACACAGCAGCATGACAGAGCCCAGGAGCAGAGTGATCATGCTTTGATGCTGAGGGAGCTGCAGAAACTGCTACAAGGAGAGAGAACCTTACGGCAGGATATTGAACTGCAGCTAGAGGAGACCCGGGAAGCCCTGGCTGGACAGGCCTATTCAGCTGACCAGGTGGAAGGGTTCGAGTTACAGATCAAACAGTTGACCCACGAAGTGGAGGAACTGAAGCAGGAACTGCAGGCTCTTCGAGAGGAGAAGACTCATCCAGACCCACGGCTGGAAGAGCTTCAGGAAGAAGCTGCCCACCTTAAGAGTCATTTCCAGTCCCAGTTGCAGCAGGAAATGAGGAAG ACTGCTTTGGCAGAGGAGCAGCTCCGTCAGTATTCTCAGATGGAGGAACAGAGGGTGGCTGCCCTAGAGAACCAAGTCTCAGAAGTGTCTGAACTTCTGGGCACCTATGAGAAGGCTAAACAAAAGGATCAGCTGGCAATTCAGAAGCTCAAGGATCGCCTTCTGCAGCTGGATATGGAGAATAAGACACTTGCTCTTGCAGCCTCCAGCCGTTCTCCCCTGGACAGTCACAATGAGGAGACCAGCCTGGATGTCAATGTTCTAAAGGataagatggagaaactgaggagacTGTTGCAGATTGCAGCCAGGAAGAGCCAGGTGTCTCTGAATATGGAAAAATTGTGTGAAATAGAGATGTTGACAAATTCAGATGCTGCTGATGGGGAAAAGGCTACTGCACTCTACTACCAGCAAGAGCTAAAGCAGTTGAAAGAGGAGTTTGAACGGTACAAAATGAGGGCCCAGGTTGTCCTCAAGAGCAAGACAACCAAGGATGGCAACCTAGCCAAGGAACTGGAGGAAAGCCAGGAGCAGCTTGCAGAGCTGAAGGAGAAGTACATTTCCCTTCGACTGTCCTGTGAAGAGCTAGAACGGCAACACCAACAAGAGGCAGAGAGTTGGAAGCAAGAGTTGGCTCAGCTGCAGCAGGTTCATCGGCAGGAGCTGGAGAGAAGCCAGCTTGATTTCCGGGACCGGACACTGAGGCTTGAAGAAGAACTTCACAAACAGAGGGATCGTGCTCTAGCAGTACTTGCCGAAAAGGACTTGGAGCTGGAGCAGCTCCGTTCTGTGGCTTTGTGCTCTGGGCTGCAGGGACATAAGGCCTCGGTAGGCCAAGGGAGTAATGGAGATCTAAGTGACTCATCTCCAGATAGTTTGACCCAAGCTCTGCACCTGGCTGCATCAAATGAACCTACTTTCTTCTTGTATGCTGAACAGCTGGCTCGAAAGGAAGTTGAGATAACATCTTTGAGGAAACAAAAGCATAAGCTTGAGGTGGAGGTACACCAACTTCAGGACAGGCTCATTGTGGAGGGTGAGCAGCACCGAGAACAAGTCTGTGCTCTACAAAGCCACATTGAAAAAAGTATCAGGGACCAAAGCAGGGAGGGGGCCAATCTGGAGtacttaaaaaatataatctACCGCTTCTTAactctgtctgactctttgggtcGCCAGCAGACACTTACAGCCATATTGACTATCTTGCATTTCAGTCCAGAGGAGAAACAAGTGATTATGAAACTCCCAACTAATAGTAGCTGGTGGTCTTCTGGCAAGAGATAA
- the ARF5 gene encoding ADP-ribosylation factor 5, translating into MGAWPGWGRGSSVTSRGSCKRGGGSGSCCCCCSPSPQQPAGSGSGSRLPAPRSSLPGPAMGLTVSALFSRIFGKKQMRILMVGLDAAGKTTILYKLKLGEIVTTIPTIGFNVETVEYKNICFTVWDVGGQDKIRPLWRHYFQNTQGLIFVVDSNDRERVQESADELQKMLQEDELREAVLLVFANKQDMPNAMPVSELTDKLGLQSLRSRTWYVQATCATQGTGLYDGLDWLSHELSKR; encoded by the exons ATGGGGGCGTGGcctgggtgggggcggggctctTCGGTGACGTCACGCGGGTCCTGTAAGCGCGGAGGCGGCTCCggttcctgctgctgctgctgctctccATCCCCCCAGCAACCtgccggctccggctccggctcccggCTCCCCGCTCCCCGCTCCTCCCTCCCTGGCCCAGCCATGGGCCTCACGGTGTCCGCGCTCTTCTCGCGGATCTTCGGGAAGAAGCAGATGCGGATCCTCATGG TCGGCTTGGATGCCGCAGGCAAGACCACGATCCTCTACAAACTGAAGCTGGGCGAGATTGTCACTACCATCCCCACCATAG GCTTCAACGTGGAGACCGTGGAATATAAGAACATTTGTTTCACCGTCTGGGATGTGGGAGGCCAGGACAAGATTCGGCCTCTCTGGAGACACTACTTCCAAAACACTCAG GGTCTTATCTTTGTAGTGGATAGCAATGACCGAGAACGGGTCCAAGAATCTGCTGATGAGCTTCAGAAGATG CTCCAGGAGGATGAGCTCCGGGAGGCCGTGTTGCTGGTGTTTGCCAATAAACAAGACATGCCCAATGCCATGCCTGTGAGCGAGCTGACAGACAAATTGGGTTTGCAGAGTTTGCGTAGCCGGACT TGGTATGTCCAAGCAACCTGCGCTACCCAAGGTACAGGGCTGTATGATGGACTGGACTGGCTGTCCCATGAGTTGTCAAAGCGCTAA